In Anaerolineales bacterium, one DNA window encodes the following:
- a CDS encoding LLM class flavin-dependent oxidoreductase, with protein sequence MSAINQPFEIGLYTFVEWETNPVTGEKLDSLTRMKNLLETIELADQVGLDVFGIGEHHRPDFLSSSPAVILGAAATRTKSIRLSTAVTVLSSDDPVRVFQDFATLDLLSEGRAEIMAGRGAFIESFPLFGYDLKDYDSLFIEKLDLLLKLRASEIVSWRGRHRPALNNLGVYPRPLQREIPIWIGVGGTPESAARAGALGLPMALGIIGGMPERFAPLADLHKQAWQQAGHDSAKLQLSVNSRGFIGDDSQNAADDYFPALHAMMDKLGRERGFRGLTRNEFEDSRGLRGSDYVGNPDEVIEKILYQQNILHYNRLLLQMDIGTVQHKELMRSIELLGTKVAPVVRKEIRSRISA encoded by the coding sequence GGTTATATACCTTCGTCGAATGGGAAACCAACCCCGTGACGGGTGAGAAACTCGACTCGCTCACGCGCATGAAAAACCTGCTCGAAACCATCGAATTAGCAGATCAGGTCGGCTTGGATGTTTTCGGAATCGGCGAACATCACCGGCCCGATTTTCTTTCATCCTCCCCGGCAGTGATTCTGGGCGCCGCCGCAACACGCACCAAATCCATCCGCCTCAGCACGGCTGTCACTGTGTTGTCATCGGATGATCCCGTGCGCGTCTTTCAGGATTTCGCTACCCTCGACCTGCTCTCGGAAGGGCGCGCCGAAATCATGGCGGGGCGTGGCGCGTTCATCGAGTCCTTTCCCCTGTTCGGCTATGACTTGAAGGATTACGACTCGCTGTTCATTGAAAAACTGGACCTGCTGTTGAAACTGCGCGCATCGGAAATCGTTTCATGGCGCGGCAGGCATCGTCCCGCCCTAAACAATCTGGGCGTCTATCCGCGCCCGTTGCAACGCGAAATTCCGATTTGGATTGGGGTGGGAGGCACGCCCGAATCCGCTGCGCGCGCGGGGGCATTGGGCTTGCCGATGGCGCTGGGCATCATCGGCGGAATGCCCGAACGTTTCGCCCCGTTGGCGGACTTGCACAAACAAGCCTGGCAGCAGGCTGGACACGATTCTGCCAAATTGCAGTTGAGCGTCAATTCGCGCGGCTTCATCGGGGATGATTCGCAAAACGCGGCAGATGATTACTTCCCAGCCCTGCATGCGATGATGGATAAACTGGGACGCGAGCGCGGCTTTCGCGGATTGACACGCAATGAGTTCGAAGACTCCCGCGGTCTGCGCGGCTCTGATTACGTCGGCAACCCTGATGAGGTTATCGAAAAGATTCTCTATCAGCAAAACATTCTGCATTACAACCGCCTGTTGCTCCAGATGGATATTGGCACAGTTCAGCACAAAGAACTCATGCGCTCGATTGAACTACTCGGAACGAAGGTCGCGCCTGTTGTCCGCAAGGAAATTCGAAGCCGAATATCGGCGTAG